One stretch of Amycolatopsis sp. NBC_00345 DNA includes these proteins:
- a CDS encoding SRPBCC family protein — translation MTILDIDRTAPVIVRQEVTVDASIELLWRLHTDVNRWTSWRSDVGSARLPGPFAPGAVFHWATGGLEIASAIQAVDPGRRTVWGGPAGGIVGIHVWSFSVVDDGVRIVTEESWSGEPIAADPARAQSMLDASIAVWLRDLERAAAARQG, via the coding sequence ATGACCATTTTGGACATCGACCGCACGGCGCCGGTGATCGTGCGGCAGGAGGTGACCGTCGATGCGTCGATCGAGTTGTTGTGGCGCCTGCACACCGACGTGAACCGGTGGACGAGCTGGCGGTCGGACGTCGGCTCGGCCCGCCTGCCCGGTCCGTTCGCGCCGGGTGCGGTATTCCACTGGGCGACCGGCGGCCTTGAGATCGCCTCGGCCATCCAGGCGGTCGACCCCGGCCGGCGGACGGTGTGGGGCGGACCCGCGGGCGGCATCGTCGGCATTCACGTCTGGAGCTTTTCGGTCGTCGACGACGGCGTCCGGATCGTCACCGAGGAGAGCTGGAGCGGTGAGCCGATCGCGGCCGACCCCGCTCGCGCCCAGTCGATGCTCGACGCGTCCATCGCGGTATGGCTGCGCGACCTTGAACGGGCCGCGGCCGCGCGGCAAGGCTGA
- a CDS encoding M64 family metallopeptidase, translated as MRRACLVAALSGALALASAPAAPAIPAAGFTTSMEVFEPGGSIHRVMVTRPASDRAAARIARPADVIPIETNGPSDTTFDLVVVGDGYTADEMPAYSQHVRSSIDALFSIEPYKSYRKQFNIWQVDVVSAESGVSNDPDQGIQRDTAMGSYFWCGGTERLLCVDETKAKQYAAAAPDADQVLVLANSTKYGGSGGEVATSSGGNSASSGIVQHELGHSIGGLADEYDYGDCDPSEPSEANATALTEDQMRDQQAKWYQYLGRPSPDGGTVGAYEGSRYCQTGMYRPSENSIMRTLGQPFNPPGTDAMIAGFYREAPGRAPHRRAG; from the coding sequence ATGCGACGAGCCTGCCTCGTGGCCGCGCTGAGCGGCGCGCTCGCACTCGCTTCCGCCCCTGCCGCGCCCGCGATCCCGGCGGCCGGCTTCACCACGTCGATGGAGGTCTTCGAACCCGGCGGCAGCATTCACCGGGTGATGGTGACCCGGCCCGCCTCGGACCGCGCCGCCGCCCGGATCGCCCGCCCGGCCGACGTGATCCCCATCGAAACGAACGGCCCCAGCGACACCACGTTCGACCTCGTCGTGGTCGGCGACGGCTACACCGCCGACGAGATGCCCGCCTATTCACAGCACGTCCGGTCCAGCATCGACGCGCTGTTCTCGATCGAGCCGTACAAGAGCTACCGCAAGCAGTTCAACATCTGGCAGGTCGACGTCGTGTCCGCGGAATCGGGCGTGAGCAACGATCCGGACCAAGGGATCCAGCGCGACACCGCGATGGGCTCGTACTTCTGGTGCGGCGGCACCGAACGGCTCCTCTGCGTCGACGAGACCAAGGCGAAGCAGTACGCCGCGGCCGCACCGGACGCGGACCAGGTCCTCGTGCTGGCGAACAGCACCAAGTACGGCGGCTCCGGCGGCGAGGTCGCGACCTCCTCGGGCGGCAACTCCGCCTCGAGCGGGATCGTCCAGCACGAGCTCGGCCATTCCATCGGCGGGCTGGCGGACGAATACGACTACGGCGACTGCGATCCGAGCGAGCCCAGCGAGGCGAACGCGACCGCCCTGACCGAAGACCAGATGCGCGACCAGCAGGCCAAGTGGTACCAGTACCTCGGCCGGCCGTCACCGGATGGCGGCACCGTCGGCGCTTACGAGGGCTCCCGCTACTGCCAGACCGGGATGTACCGGCCCAGCGAGAACTCGATCATGCGCACCCTCGGACAGCCGTTCAACCCGCCCGGCACGGACGCGATGATCGCCGGGTTCTACCGCGAGGCCCCCGGCCGCGCGCCGCACCGGCGGGCCGGCTGA
- a CDS encoding LysR family transcriptional regulator codes for MEVELRHLRILCAVAEAGSISRAAVSIGSSQPALTASVQRIERVFGGRLFVRSFSGVVPTEFGECVLSRARAVLSAADTMHRDASRWLVDGAERPVALGGIGSSLVIELADRIGHPVRGPAVSVTTEFSPRRLLDRLAAGQLDAAVVADYPGHELRPAPGVRLRPLGVQPVFVALAAGHPAAAAAEIDLARLGGERWVLGPSDGAGWPECFEEACARAGFRPQVAHRSTELRALQRLIAAGQALSPCQVTFPATPEIAIRPLAGDPLWMRYLIAWRLGGVFGGEPAALIEAADAAYRFDTESSPAHREWLRSREEHVAR; via the coding sequence ATGGAGGTCGAGCTACGGCACCTGCGGATCCTTTGCGCGGTAGCCGAAGCAGGCAGCATTTCCCGGGCGGCGGTGAGCATCGGCAGCAGTCAGCCGGCCTTGACCGCCTCGGTGCAGCGGATCGAGCGCGTCTTCGGGGGAAGGCTGTTCGTCCGCAGTTTCAGCGGGGTGGTCCCCACCGAATTCGGCGAATGCGTGCTGTCCCGGGCGCGGGCGGTGCTGTCCGCGGCGGACACGATGCACCGGGACGCGTCACGGTGGCTGGTGGACGGGGCCGAACGGCCGGTCGCGCTCGGCGGGATCGGCTCCTCGCTGGTGATCGAGCTGGCCGACCGGATCGGGCACCCCGTGCGGGGCCCGGCGGTCTCGGTGACCACGGAGTTCTCGCCCCGGCGGCTGCTCGACCGGCTGGCGGCCGGGCAGCTCGACGCCGCGGTGGTGGCCGACTACCCCGGCCACGAGCTGCGCCCGGCGCCGGGAGTGCGCCTGCGGCCACTGGGCGTGCAGCCGGTATTCGTCGCGCTCGCCGCCGGCCACCCGGCGGCCGCAGCCGCGGAGATCGACCTGGCGCGGCTCGGCGGCGAGCGGTGGGTGCTCGGCCCTTCGGACGGCGCCGGCTGGCCGGAATGCTTCGAAGAAGCCTGCGCGCGAGCCGGATTCCGGCCGCAGGTCGCCCACCGGAGCACCGAACTGCGTGCCCTGCAACGCCTGATCGCGGCCGGCCAAGCGCTCTCGCCCTGCCAGGTCACCTTCCCCGCGACGCCGGAGATCGCGATCCGGCCGCTCGCCGGCGATCCACTGTGGATGCGTTACCTCATCGCGTGGCGGCTCGGTGGCGTCTTCGGCGGCGAACCCGCCGCTCTGATCGAGGCGGCCGACGCCGCGTACCGGTTCGACACCGAAAGCAGCCCGGCCCACCGTGAGTGGCTGCGCTCGCGTGAAGAGCACGTGGCGCGGTAG
- a CDS encoding helix-turn-helix domain-containing protein, translating to MPRPPLDGLIDDLYYLEGAPPYARLTLPPMPAALLIVNLGAPFRIRAGTDIETAEYADGCVVTTPTRALEFGYPLRTRSVGVHFKPWGPAPFLPMPAAELCDRPVTVEQVWGRPAITELRDRLGTADGPHEMLTLLEEELMRRLCETAGLGLVRHTSSVIAATSGAVAIGDLSVAAGVSTTHLAQRFKELIGVTPKRLARTHRFAATVFAINPAGPIDWGALAGGAGYFDQAHFGHEFRAFTGLTPTEYVEVRRRFLREHPGHTLDSWPLPAD from the coding sequence GTGCCGCGACCGCCGCTGGACGGGCTGATCGACGACCTCTACTACCTGGAGGGTGCGCCGCCGTACGCCCGGCTGACGCTGCCGCCGATGCCCGCGGCGTTGCTCATCGTCAACCTCGGGGCGCCGTTCCGCATCCGCGCCGGCACCGACATCGAGACGGCCGAGTACGCCGACGGCTGCGTGGTCACCACGCCCACCCGCGCGCTGGAGTTCGGCTACCCGCTCCGGACCCGGTCCGTCGGCGTGCACTTCAAGCCGTGGGGGCCGGCGCCGTTCCTGCCGATGCCCGCGGCCGAGCTGTGTGACCGGCCGGTGACGGTAGAGCAGGTTTGGGGCCGGCCCGCCATAACCGAGCTGCGAGACCGGCTGGGCACGGCGGACGGACCGCACGAGATGCTGACGCTGCTCGAGGAGGAGCTGATGCGGCGGCTGTGCGAGACCGCCGGCCTGGGGCTGGTCCGCCACACGAGCAGCGTCATCGCTGCGACCAGCGGGGCGGTGGCGATCGGCGACCTGAGCGTGGCAGCCGGTGTCAGCACCACTCATCTGGCACAGCGGTTCAAGGAGCTCATCGGCGTTACGCCGAAGCGGCTGGCCCGCACCCACCGCTTCGCCGCCACCGTGTTCGCGATCAACCCCGCCGGACCGATCGACTGGGGTGCCCTCGCCGGTGGCGCGGGCTACTTCGACCAGGCCCACTTCGGCCACGAGTTCCGGGCGTTCACCGGGCTCACGCCGACCGAGTACGTCGAAGTCCGGCGGCGGTTCCTGCGCGAACATCCCGGCCACACACTGGACAGCTGGCCGCTGCCGGCCGATTGA
- a CDS encoding dihydrofolate reductase family protein, whose amino-acid sequence MGKVVMYSSVSVDGFVADENDQPGPLFDWLSSGDVPLDESGEVKVSQTSYDYTRPYWDQIGATIVGRHVFDLTDGWDGKPPGGIDHVVVVTHRPEPEGWDPGAPFHFVDGVEAAVAKAQELAGDRLVEVAAGDVGGQVLAAGLVDEVRMDVVPVVFGSGKRYFGPVDAQHLLEDPDVVIQGNRVLHLRYQVRR is encoded by the coding sequence GTGGGCAAGGTGGTCATGTACAGCTCGGTGTCCGTGGACGGCTTCGTCGCGGACGAGAATGACCAGCCCGGACCACTGTTCGACTGGTTGTCCAGCGGTGACGTCCCGTTGGACGAGAGCGGCGAGGTAAAGGTGTCGCAGACGTCCTACGACTACACCCGGCCGTACTGGGACCAGATCGGGGCGACCATCGTCGGCCGCCACGTCTTCGACCTGACGGACGGCTGGGACGGGAAGCCTCCGGGCGGGATCGACCACGTGGTCGTCGTGACGCACCGGCCGGAGCCCGAGGGCTGGGACCCCGGGGCGCCGTTTCACTTCGTCGACGGCGTCGAGGCAGCCGTGGCCAAGGCGCAGGAGCTTGCGGGTGACCGCCTGGTCGAGGTCGCCGCCGGCGACGTCGGTGGCCAGGTGCTTGCCGCGGGCCTGGTCGACGAGGTGCGCATGGACGTCGTACCCGTCGTGTTCGGGTCCGGCAAGCGCTACTTCGGGCCGGTCGACGCGCAGCACCTGCTGGAGGATCCTGACGTGGTGATTCAGGGCAACCGGGTGCTTCACCTGCGTTATCAGGTGCGCCGTTGA
- a CDS encoding transposase — protein MFEPADAVLRTDGPVRSLVGLSLAPEHRRGHGGLDDAINNGRIEFDRLRTALSGLPLPRAADGRLVPAVDVSP, from the coding sequence TTGTTCGAGCCGGCGGACGCGGTGCTGCGCACCGACGGTCCGGTCCGGTCGTTGGTCGGCTTGTCCCTGGCACCGGAGCATCGCCGTGGCCACGGCGGTCTGGACGACGCGATCAACAACGGCCGGATCGAATTCGATCGGCTGCGGACCGCGCTGTCCGGGCTTCCGCTGCCCCGAGCCGCCGACGGGCGGCTGGTGCCGGCGGTGGACGTCTCCCCGTGA
- a CDS encoding TetR/AcrR family transcriptional regulator — MEERRLSVAEGWTAKGAATRSRIIDAAAGLLYQRGLASVGINDVRKASSSSHGQIFHYFPGGRAEVLHAVVERQAKQALDDQRPELDAMDSWESWRQWRDRLLEVHSARGAAGGCPLGSLTAQMTESDPVAAQLIQAGFDAWAGAFERGLETMRRNGTLAPATDVSALAIDILSVVQGGFVLMQAARSVEKLARALDTALRLLRSHATEP, encoded by the coding sequence GTGGAAGAACGGAGGCTGTCCGTGGCAGAGGGATGGACGGCGAAGGGAGCCGCGACCCGGTCCCGCATCATCGACGCGGCCGCGGGGCTGCTCTATCAGCGAGGGCTGGCGTCAGTCGGGATCAACGACGTCCGGAAGGCGAGTTCGAGCAGCCACGGGCAGATTTTCCACTACTTCCCCGGCGGCCGGGCCGAGGTGCTGCACGCCGTGGTGGAACGGCAGGCGAAGCAAGCACTGGACGACCAGCGTCCCGAACTCGACGCAATGGACTCCTGGGAGTCCTGGCGGCAATGGCGCGACCGCCTGCTCGAGGTGCACTCCGCTCGGGGCGCGGCCGGCGGGTGCCCGCTAGGCTCGCTCACCGCTCAAATGACGGAGAGCGACCCGGTCGCCGCCCAGCTGATCCAGGCCGGATTCGACGCCTGGGCCGGCGCCTTCGAACGCGGGCTCGAAACCATGCGCCGCAACGGCACCCTGGCGCCGGCCACCGATGTATCGGCGCTCGCGATCGACATTCTGTCTGTCGTGCAAGGAGGTTTCGTCCTCATGCAGGCAGCCCGATCAGTCGAGAAACTAGCCCGAGCACTGGACACCGCGCTGCGTTTACTGCGCTCCCATGCGACCGAACCCTGA
- a CDS encoding amidohydrolase family protein: MPTIDVHTHFLPEPYVQALIRHGVNWTGGVDMTAWTPDGHLRFMDDWGIDVGVLSCLAEGGVYFGDQREAGELARNVNDIGADVVRRHPQRFGVFGALPLPGVDAALAEIDHVYDDLGLDGVYLVSQVDGTYVGDPAWEPVYAALDKRGATVLLHPVEPKENPDLPWQHWIGEYVFDTTRVFMTLVFNGVLDRYPNITWILSHGGGAVPYLGHRIAAAPRVVAAYRELVRRPISEYLRSVYYDVAVADSSVQVNTMVDAIGTDRMLFGTDWPYADGLFDPKRTGEHDLTRLLGPNHISQVAGTNALRLLPRLAERWDDGAH; this comes from the coding sequence GTGCCCACGATCGATGTCCACACTCACTTCCTGCCCGAGCCGTATGTTCAGGCACTGATCAGGCACGGCGTCAACTGGACCGGCGGAGTCGACATGACCGCCTGGACCCCGGACGGCCATCTGCGGTTCATGGACGACTGGGGGATCGACGTAGGGGTGCTCTCCTGCCTGGCCGAAGGCGGGGTCTACTTCGGTGACCAGCGGGAAGCCGGCGAGCTGGCGAGGAATGTCAACGACATCGGCGCTGACGTGGTCCGGCGGCACCCACAGCGGTTCGGCGTCTTCGGCGCGCTCCCCTTACCGGGCGTGGACGCCGCCCTGGCCGAAATCGACCACGTCTACGACGACCTCGGCCTGGACGGGGTGTACTTGGTGTCCCAGGTGGACGGCACCTACGTGGGGGATCCGGCGTGGGAGCCGGTGTACGCCGCACTCGACAAGCGGGGAGCCACCGTCCTGCTGCACCCAGTGGAACCGAAGGAGAACCCGGATCTGCCCTGGCAGCACTGGATCGGGGAATACGTGTTCGACACCACGCGGGTCTTCATGACCCTCGTGTTCAACGGAGTGCTGGACCGCTACCCGAACATCACCTGGATCCTTTCGCACGGCGGTGGCGCGGTTCCCTACCTAGGCCACCGGATCGCCGCGGCGCCCCGGGTCGTCGCGGCATACCGCGAACTGGTGCGGCGGCCGATTTCGGAGTACCTGCGCTCGGTCTATTACGACGTGGCGGTCGCCGACTCTTCCGTCCAGGTCAACACCATGGTCGACGCCATCGGCACGGACCGGATGCTCTTCGGCACCGACTGGCCCTACGCCGACGGACTGTTCGATCCGAAGCGCACGGGTGAACACGACCTGACCCGCCTGCTCGGCCCCAACCACATTTCTCAGGTCGCGGGAACCAACGCGCTCCGCCTCCTCCCTCGCCTCGCCGAACGCTGGGACGACGGCGCACACTGA
- a CDS encoding TetR/AcrR family transcriptional regulator: protein MREQDVALELLAAALMYQHGVAGTSIEEVQAAATVSASQIYYYFGDKDGLVRAVIDYQCENVLGVQKPLLANLDSIEALEAWRDVIVSIHRDGRNQQGCPMGSLTSELARSTPETRADLLAGFTRWEQALRDGLRAMRDRGELPTRVDPERFALALLAAVQGGLVLTQARRDTVALEASLDTVIDCLRGHTD from the coding sequence GTGCGGGAACAGGACGTCGCGCTTGAGCTTTTAGCCGCCGCCCTGATGTACCAGCACGGGGTCGCGGGCACGAGCATCGAAGAGGTGCAGGCCGCCGCCACCGTGAGCGCTTCGCAGATCTACTACTACTTCGGCGACAAGGACGGCCTCGTCCGGGCGGTCATCGACTACCAGTGCGAAAACGTGCTCGGAGTGCAGAAGCCGCTGCTCGCCAACCTCGACAGCATCGAGGCGCTGGAGGCGTGGCGCGACGTCATCGTGAGCATCCACCGGGACGGGCGCAACCAGCAGGGTTGCCCGATGGGCAGCCTGACCAGCGAGCTGGCCCGGTCCACCCCGGAGACGCGAGCCGACCTGCTGGCCGGCTTCACCCGATGGGAGCAGGCCCTGCGCGACGGCCTGCGCGCGATGCGGGACCGCGGCGAGCTGCCCACCCGGGTCGATCCCGAACGCTTCGCCCTCGCCCTGCTCGCGGCCGTCCAGGGCGGCCTTGTGCTCACCCAGGCCCGCCGTGACACCGTCGCGCTCGAAGCATCCCTCGACACCGTGATCGACTGCCTGCGCGGCCACACCGACTGA
- a CDS encoding crotonase/enoyl-CoA hydratase family protein, with protein MPQVLTEQDGHVLTVTLNRPARRNSLTTSGLSRLADVWQEAALDTSVRAVVLTGAEGSFCTGMDLRGLAGDTGDEDGAAAADRAKTDPGFAYRGLLKTDRPTKPVIAAVEGHAIAGGLELLLGTDIRVAGEGARFGLSEARWALYPAGGGVVRLSRQIPYPVAADLMLTGRHIGAAEARQLGLIGHLVPDGMALETARGIAASVAANGPLAVEAIVRTLRHTAAMSEEDAFAFEQPDVARIFASDDAKEGPRAFAEKRPAVFHGR; from the coding sequence ATGCCCCAGGTACTGACCGAACAGGACGGGCACGTCCTCACCGTCACCCTCAACCGCCCCGCCCGGCGCAACTCGCTGACCACGTCCGGCCTGTCCCGGCTGGCCGACGTCTGGCAGGAGGCCGCGCTCGACACCAGCGTCCGGGCGGTCGTCCTGACCGGGGCGGAGGGCTCGTTCTGCACCGGAATGGACCTGCGCGGCCTGGCCGGGGACACCGGCGACGAGGACGGCGCCGCGGCGGCCGACCGGGCGAAGACCGACCCGGGGTTCGCCTACCGCGGCCTGCTCAAGACCGACCGGCCGACCAAGCCGGTCATCGCCGCCGTCGAGGGCCACGCGATCGCCGGCGGCCTGGAACTGCTGCTCGGCACGGACATCCGGGTCGCGGGCGAAGGCGCCCGGTTCGGGCTGTCCGAGGCACGCTGGGCGCTCTACCCGGCGGGCGGCGGCGTGGTCCGGCTCTCCCGCCAGATCCCGTACCCGGTCGCGGCCGACCTCATGCTCACCGGCCGGCACATCGGCGCGGCCGAGGCCAGGCAGCTGGGCCTGATCGGCCATCTGGTCCCGGACGGGATGGCGCTGGAGACCGCGCGGGGGATCGCCGCCTCGGTCGCGGCGAACGGCCCGCTCGCGGTCGAGGCGATCGTGCGCACCCTGCGCCACACCGCGGCGATGTCCGAAGAGGACGCTTTCGCCTTCGAACAGCCGGACGTCGCCAGGATCTTCGCCTCGGACGACGCGAAGGAGGGGCCCCGGGCCTTTGCCGAAAAGCGGCCCGCGGTCTTTCACGGCCGGTGA
- a CDS encoding winged helix-turn-helix transcriptional regulator: protein MTTTAKQARQIEPGTYEAYMHDCPAVALLSTISNRWVSLAMCTLGQFGEPMRYNHLSREIPGVSQKMLTQTLRLLEREGMVKRTATPTVPARVDYELTKLGQGLYGLLSQVRDWAVEKVGEVGEARAEYDARKTGR from the coding sequence ATGACGACTACGGCGAAGCAGGCGCGCCAGATCGAGCCCGGCACGTACGAGGCGTATATGCACGACTGCCCCGCGGTGGCGTTGCTCTCGACGATCAGCAACCGCTGGGTCAGCCTGGCGATGTGCACCCTCGGGCAGTTCGGCGAGCCGATGCGCTACAACCACCTCAGCCGGGAGATCCCGGGCGTCAGCCAGAAGATGCTCACCCAGACCCTGCGCCTGCTCGAACGCGAAGGCATGGTGAAACGCACAGCCACGCCGACGGTGCCGGCGCGGGTCGACTACGAGCTGACCAAGCTCGGGCAAGGGCTGTACGGCCTGCTTTCCCAGGTGCGGGACTGGGCGGTGGAGAAAGTCGGCGAGGTCGGCGAGGCGCGGGCCGAGTACGACGCCCGGAAGACCGGCCGGTAG
- a CDS encoding NADP-dependent oxidoreductase, which produces MRAAVVRKAGGPDSVEVLDVPIPEPGPLEVRVKVAAAALNPADAGVWSGLFKPSPDVEYTGIGLDAAGTVDAVGTGVSLAVGTPVIVFDDPVLRPTKAQAEYLVTDLNSLALAPAGMDLTLASTIPLNASTASLALENFPLRPRETLLVTGAAGAVGGYAVELARTRGVRIVAQGRPEDEEFLRALGISWFVSREEDLGAAVRRFLPEGVDGVFDAAALGAPALAAVRDGGIFVSVRSDVVPERRRGVTVRLTMAGAEGTRLAYLAALAEVGLLTPRVAQVYPLAQAAEAHARMAEGGQRGRIVLVP; this is translated from the coding sequence ATGCGCGCAGCGGTCGTGAGAAAAGCCGGTGGACCCGATTCGGTCGAGGTCCTGGACGTCCCGATCCCGGAGCCGGGCCCGCTGGAGGTGCGGGTCAAGGTCGCGGCCGCCGCGCTCAACCCCGCGGACGCCGGGGTGTGGAGCGGATTGTTCAAGCCTTCGCCGGACGTCGAATACACCGGTATCGGCCTGGACGCGGCCGGCACGGTCGACGCGGTCGGCACGGGGGTCTCGCTGGCGGTCGGCACCCCGGTGATCGTGTTCGACGACCCCGTGCTGCGCCCGACGAAGGCCCAGGCCGAATACCTGGTGACCGACCTCAATTCGCTCGCCCTCGCCCCGGCGGGGATGGACCTGACGCTCGCGTCGACGATCCCGCTCAACGCGTCGACCGCCTCGCTGGCCCTGGAGAATTTCCCGCTGCGCCCCCGGGAGACCTTGCTCGTCACGGGCGCGGCCGGGGCCGTCGGCGGCTACGCGGTCGAGCTGGCCCGGACGCGCGGGGTTCGGATCGTCGCGCAGGGGCGGCCGGAGGACGAGGAGTTCCTGCGCGCCCTCGGCATCAGCTGGTTCGTGTCGCGCGAGGAGGACCTCGGCGCGGCGGTGCGGCGGTTCCTGCCGGAGGGCGTGGACGGGGTCTTCGACGCGGCCGCGCTGGGCGCCCCCGCGCTGGCGGCGGTCCGGGACGGCGGCATCTTCGTGAGCGTGCGCAGCGACGTGGTGCCGGAGCGCCGGCGCGGTGTGACGGTGCGGCTCACCATGGCCGGCGCCGAGGGGACCCGGCTCGCGTATCTCGCGGCACTCGCCGAGGTCGGCCTGCTGACGCCGCGGGTCGCCCAGGTCTATCCGCTGGCGCAGGCCGCGGAAGCCCACGCGCGGATGGCCGAGGGCGGGCAGCGCGGGCGGATCGTGCTCGTCCCGTGA
- a CDS encoding SRPBCC domain-containing protein: MNAGKPAAVVTAVTRIPAPVRDVWRVLVAFDQYTQWHPVLALDAKPGQAVAGAELPARVSDGTAEQSVTMRIVEVAAPARLVWEGGSLDTVLGRHSFVLTAEPDGTTEFTDSEEFFGAGAAGIRPEAGRLRAEYARYGAALRARVEELSG; this comes from the coding sequence GTGAACGCCGGGAAACCGGCCGCGGTCGTCACCGCGGTGACCCGGATCCCCGCCCCGGTGCGGGACGTGTGGCGCGTGCTCGTGGCGTTCGACCAGTACACGCAGTGGCACCCGGTGCTGGCCCTGGACGCGAAGCCCGGCCAGGCCGTGGCCGGGGCGGAACTCCCGGCCCGTGTCTCGGACGGCACCGCGGAGCAATCCGTCACGATGCGGATCGTCGAGGTGGCGGCGCCCGCCCGGCTGGTCTGGGAGGGCGGCTCGCTCGACACGGTCCTCGGCCGGCACTCGTTCGTGCTCACCGCTGAGCCGGACGGGACCACGGAGTTCACCGACTCCGAGGAGTTCTTCGGCGCCGGCGCGGCCGGAATCCGGCCGGAAGCCGGCCGCCTCCGGGCCGAGTACGCCCGATACGGCGCGGCCCTGCGGGCCCGCGTGGAGGAACTGTCCGGCTGA
- a CDS encoding SDR family oxidoreductase codes for MNVITGAASGIGLATKQLLEDRGESVIGVDIRDADVVVDLTSPRDRERMADEVKIRSGGTIDTIVAVAGLAAPIPATAAVNYFGMVATLDGLRPLLAGSDSPRAVGVGSFAGTGPGDEALLAAFRADDEPAALARAATLAGAADPAAGGGLIYSSSKAAFAQWVRRASTTDRWAGAGIPLNAIAPGVVSTPMMSEALSSPLGREVIAASVPMPLNGFADAQVPARLLAWLVSQENSHLCGQVIFVDGGGEAVVRGDSVW; via the coding sequence ATGAATGTGATCACCGGCGCCGCGTCCGGCATCGGCCTGGCCACGAAACAACTGCTGGAGGACCGGGGTGAATCGGTCATCGGCGTGGACATCCGCGACGCTGACGTGGTCGTCGACCTGACCTCGCCCCGCGATCGTGAGCGAATGGCCGACGAGGTCAAGATCAGGTCCGGCGGCACGATCGACACCATCGTCGCGGTCGCCGGGCTGGCCGCGCCGATTCCGGCCACCGCGGCCGTCAACTACTTCGGCATGGTGGCCACTTTGGACGGTCTGCGCCCGCTCCTGGCCGGCTCCGATTCGCCCCGCGCGGTCGGGGTCGGCTCCTTCGCCGGCACCGGACCCGGCGACGAGGCCCTCCTCGCCGCCTTCCGCGCCGACGACGAGCCCGCCGCGCTGGCCCGCGCGGCGACGCTGGCCGGTGCGGCGGACCCGGCGGCCGGCGGAGGGTTGATCTACTCCTCCAGCAAAGCCGCCTTCGCTCAGTGGGTCCGGCGGGCCTCGACCACGGACCGGTGGGCCGGGGCCGGTATCCCGCTGAACGCGATCGCCCCCGGCGTGGTTTCGACGCCGATGATGAGCGAAGCCCTCTCGTCACCGCTGGGCCGGGAGGTGATCGCGGCCTCGGTGCCGATGCCGCTCAACGGGTTCGCCGACGCGCAGGTGCCGGCCCGCCTGCTGGCCTGGCTGGTCAGCCAGGAGAACAGTCACCTGTGCGGTCAAGTGATCTTTGTGGACGGTGGCGGCGAAGCCGTCGTACGGGGCGACTCCGTCTGGTGA
- a CDS encoding GDSL-type esterase/lipase family protein, whose translation MNRTRPRSALARQVTGVLNRRVLGPMLAYLQNARRDQFEATGVPPRQIVLIGDRLTEAGNWDEWFPGRPVLNRGNGGDHTAEVLARLDSAVHDPLGVLLLIGTNDISAAVAPGETLANLRAILREIERLAPDAPVVVQSVLPRSRSYAREVRELNRGYQEVVAEAAKRVTYLDLWPALGADDGSLRKELTPDQVHLNGQGYREWVTLIRPIIDEWSRSR comes from the coding sequence ATGAACCGCACCCGACCACGCAGCGCACTCGCCCGCCAAGTCACGGGCGTGCTCAACCGCCGAGTACTGGGGCCGATGCTGGCCTACCTGCAAAACGCGCGTCGCGATCAGTTCGAGGCCACCGGAGTGCCGCCCCGGCAGATCGTGCTGATCGGTGATCGCCTCACCGAGGCCGGCAACTGGGACGAATGGTTTCCGGGCCGGCCGGTGCTCAACCGGGGCAACGGCGGAGACCACACGGCGGAGGTGCTGGCCCGGCTGGACTCCGCCGTCCACGATCCGCTCGGAGTGCTGCTCCTGATCGGGACCAACGACATCTCGGCCGCGGTGGCACCCGGCGAGACGCTGGCCAATCTGCGGGCGATCCTGCGCGAAATCGAGCGTCTCGCTCCCGATGCCCCGGTGGTCGTGCAGAGTGTCCTGCCGCGTAGCCGGTCCTATGCGCGAGAAGTCCGCGAACTCAACCGCGGCTACCAGGAGGTGGTCGCCGAGGCGGCCAAGCGGGTGACCTATCTCGACCTCTGGCCGGCGCTCGGGGCGGACGACGGGTCACTGCGAAAAGAGCTCACGCCCGACCAGGTTCACCTCAACGGTCAGGGATACCGCGAATGGGTCACGCTCATTCGGCCGATCATCGATGAATGGAGCCGGTCGCGCTGA